Within bacterium, the genomic segment TCTGGTCAGCATTTTTAACGTGTCCGTGAAAAACCAAATTTCTGTATTTATTTATCTGTAGCAATTCTTCATAAAACGAAGCATCTATTTTTTTATTCTGAAGTAGTGCTTCAATCATTTGACGAAAAGAAAATGACATGCGTTGTACACCCCGACTTGGCACATATAATTTTCTATCCCGCAAATACTCTCGAATTAGACGCTCAAGGTGTAGAAATTTTTCAAAGAACTTAGAGGAAGTAATGATATTGTCGGTTAGATTTAGTTCTTTTTTCTTCTCTTTGAGGATTTTAGTCGCTGTTTTCTCGTATGCAGATGGGTTTACAATAGAAACTACAAATGCCATTCCACCAATAATTGCTATAAGATCAAGCACCGTAGTTATTATCATTAACGAAATCTTGCTAGAAAATTCCCACCGGTTTAAGAAAACAGTAGTTAAACTGAAAATAATTGCTAATCCGGTAATCCATACTAGAAGAGTAAGACGAGTATGATACTCTTGTCCTATAACAGCATTTATTTCTTCGAGAGTATCATCTTTTTCACGTGCATTCTCCATAAAAGTATGAACAAGTGCATATCCTGTGAGCAGAAAAGCAATGAAAGCAGATATACTTTGAGCTGCGGCACTGAATAGCCAGTAAATATGGTCATTATTCATTAGTTTAAACCCATATTAATTATTTTTCGGCTTCTCGTTTTCTATATTCTCTAATTTTATATGGTAAGGTGTATAGATACTCAAGCAAAAAATCAAGAAATCGTATTATATCTTTTGCATCGAGATGGTCAGTTGGAGCTTGCTTGGGCTCAGGATGTACAGATTCATTACCAAGTTCTCTGACGTTATCTGCCCACTCTTTCATTGTTGGAGGAAGAATTCCTTTTATAGACAAGTCCTCGATTTCTTGTTTTAGATTACTACCTTTTGCTTTGTTGTCGCGTAATGCTATCTGCAATGCAGTACGAGCCATTACAACCGCAGCATCCCAGTTCTCATCTACAAGATTTTTCTTAGCTTGGAGCCAGTATCGTCCAATTTGTTCCGGCCAATGTTCTGGGTATTTAGTAAATTTTAGAGGCCATGGCAAAACACGATAATCATAGAGGCTATGATTAGGTCCTGAACCATGTTCTGATGCTGACCAAAGCACCATGACATATCCTTTGCAGTTTCCACATTCTAGTGTATCGAAATTCAGAACTTTGGAACTATTTGGCTTTTGCTTCTCAGCGTGAAAAGCAACTTTGAAATTACCTTCTTCTAGACAGAATGGGCAAGTGATTTTATAAAATTCAAGCTTATCTCCCAATTGTCCAATACCTTCTCCGAGACTCCACCAACTTTCCATCAGAAACTCCTGTTATAATTTATAATTGGTAATTATACTACTTTCAAAACTAAGTATATTTGTCTAACAACATACTAACTG encodes:
- a CDS encoding DUF4145 domain-containing protein, with protein sequence MESWWSLGEGIGQLGDKLEFYKITCPFCLEEGNFKVAFHAEKQKPNSSKVLNFDTLECGNCKGYVMVLWSASEHGSGPNHSLYDYRVLPWPLKFTKYPEHWPEQIGRYWLQAKKNLVDENWDAAVVMARTALQIALRDNKAKGSNLKQEIEDLSIKGILPPTMKEWADNVRELGNESVHPEPKQAPTDHLDAKDIIRFLDFLLEYLYTLPYKIREYRKREAEK